In a single window of the Osmerus eperlanus chromosome 4, fOsmEpe2.1, whole genome shotgun sequence genome:
- the wnk3 gene encoding protein split ends isoform X4 encodes MATDPGEPTGTEDSSEKSDGPREEEAESEGRAGRERTRSTPSDFPSSQTQERIAEGVGPRAGGGGGGGGGGEGKGSARETETAARPLSLSTPSSPAAHGPRLRREKRFFRKSVEICEEEDEVEEGVAPPRLELCATDSVFAGGAQPQGTASAVLGHDAGSAQEPGKEPSLSLPPQRGKERDRELEEEAEMKAVATSPGGRFLKFDIELGRGAFKTVYKGLDTETWVEVAWCELQDRKLTKAEQQRFKEEAEMLKGLQHPNIVRFYDSWESVLRGKKCIVLVTELMTSGTLKTYLKRFKVMKPKVLRSWCRQILKGLQFLHTRTPPIVHRDLKCDNIFITGPTGSVKIGDLGLATLMRTSFAKSVIGTPEFMAPEMYEEHYDESVDVYAFGMCMLEMATSEYPYSECQNAAQIYRKVTSGIKPASFDKVNDPEIKEIIEGCIRQNKSQRLSVRDLLTHAFFGEDTGVRVELAEEDTAGQDCLALRIWVEDPKKLKGKHKDNEAIEFSYDLENDSAEEVALEMVKSGFFHESDAKVVSKSIRDRVTLIKKSRERRQQQQLLQHNQGPPDERPHSSYTCSHPSCPSSLGPAAGAVTGGGGGGGGPGEAEEQQPAVEQHVRQQQQILSEAAAVATLTEAESLAPVSCESYPSCQSQAYPQQGESYAQSQSSMPSAASGIHSTGALVHPQMLPIGQSGGVPNVPIGQSGGVAVMSTGQSSGAPGQAFIQPVPMATQVSPGVPSQYSQPYISDGSQIATLHTSMVPSQSYIPPASPQAHTNVLGAPISIGDPGSPAGGGVVPLAPPQTQSTGPPVQQPVDVALSPGPTTQSQPSGIPQQTVVQQQLLQQQQQQQLQQQQQQQLQQQQQQQQQQQQQLQQQQQQQQQQHQQQQQQILMEPQATNLPQQQTEAHVPVLQHQQAIAIQQAVLPQPQTDQSHSSQASLQQQSELQQVYAQQALVQPQQVGSVQQPVEQPQSYASQPPMDLHDQSMIQQQLLQQQQHTLLLQQQHQQQQQQQQLEQQQHQQQQQQQQQPQLEQQQHQQQQQQQQQLEQQHQHQAILLEPQQQVYIQQQLEQQQQQALLQQQQQAQLQQHQLEQQQALLQQQMLEQKHQQAILLQQQQEQQQQQALLQQQQQAQLAQQQMEQQQALLLQQQLEKRQQQAVLQQQQLEQQSQLQQHIEQRQQQQSVLQQAQQQAQQQQPLSQPQIEEQQQLEHQSLIQQQLQQQAILQHQQQQQQQQQQVQIQQQIEQQQQQQQPLSQLQIEEQQQLEHQALIQQQLQQQAILQHQQQQQQQQQQQVQIQQQFEQQQQQALLQQQLEQQLQQRALLQQQHQQMILKQQQIPQKDTGQQPPQTAAIHFQQTDKQDTLSIQQQCEQQALIQQQQAELQQSSVPSQQQPQQNAALFQPQTSPLQQKVIEQHQAALVQQQQAYISQQQHHSSVSEPQVPIVVPATTEGIQALAKMTSQQTQGAVSIQPQIPTQPPAHIQAHVLANSQGEARPQSQGHVPIQPQPPPQAGVEAQTPLQVVASIHSQPQPVPSQALVQASHPTPAPMQGQTPTKTMIQPPQGQIQAMEGIPPQGQAHPHPQPPVSAVPGSCPVQYEAPVQQSAPISGMVQPQIQTLAQAQLQIQAQIHVQAQIQAQAQMQAQAQVQAQAQMQAQVQAQAQMQAQVQAQAQVQAHAQIQAQAQAQAQIQAQIQAQAQAAASHLPIQYVPAPQPTHQAMPSVQQQQQDIPQVEQQQHQLQCQQIILSPGTVMAAAPAPAVDPKTLTSSAQSIQHTSSQAFVQPQLQPVLQAQQPAGSPAVQAVIQPITQLGPSPLQPIEQYQQQLQQVSPAHKQQQQQIPAQSGPSPPPLLAPVPLDQPQPPPHAPPPHVGAQQPGLSNAAQSQVRVLPLYSQVVAGPPLSPQHQAHVQAQIQHTLPAHTLAQTTTQPQMHTQARAQTQSHAQTHAETPGGIEQPAHPQAVTLESPSRTSRHPASLPHLQPAAPAPEQPPPPEGPVLLPGRADVAPASSLPVASIQLLDSNAPLLPPTSLQDCDPTLLGIAQESPNQSSTERHLSSGSVPANGEEALQLLANGKLERVKSQRRSSYQRPEKGSHFQLSMLQVCQVSSTGDNMVECQLETHSNKMVTFKFDIEGDSPADIADYMVEEDFVLELEKETFVEELRAIVKKAQEILHTHSQTGSMDQLHVSTPSGSATDAAPQSSPVGRWRFFINQTIRHRDSQSNQGASTPPPTGETRVPQSFDAEREGDGAQRPESFTGASASPPSPSLSSSSPPVSTASAPSSMSAPATAAPAPDTTASVSLSAPASTLSSAASAVPPASATAASPALEPLDRTSSAATSLPARVPTTSARVAVPASIAPKATACLTETLTSPGTSGSSTQGQSHGRGQGQGQSQGGVGGAALGQCASGTQHAFTSTSVRSPPPVAAAVTSPPVSHFGLEQQPQTQQQQQRQLPVTQQLQGVQQCSPSQQQQLLEQQQTQQVYQEQMQLQQQALQQSLQHLQMLQQQQQQQHPEVHVQLGQTEQLQKLQSLQPQTEVTQMSIGQTPQPSVQPHAPQYSPQVHQLPPQQPVMPQQPVIPQQHVMPQQPVMPQQPVIPQQPVIPQQPVIPQQPVMPQQPVIPQQPVIPQQPVMPQQPVMPQQPVMSQQPVIPQQPVMSQPPVIPQQPVMSQQPVIPQQPVMPPPQQQQHSQIELQHQQQLDLQQTLHFQQQQMLLQQQQQHQQQQQQQQQQQQQQQQKQQQQQQLQQQLQQQQQHQQQQQQQQQQPPHQQQQQQPFMATANLQLDQSAQHQAPPQPQAASQLYVQQQSAQQLNMGLMHQLQAQQQLSQQLPLEPTQQQQQQQQQELAKAVEMASQQVPQAQQVPQVPQAQQVPQAQQVPQVPQAQQVPQVPQAQQQQTVFQKQPSFQQSESELSTGEASVTEETGSLSAPPHPSSDSSLPSLPPLPLGASDSPLPPLSLTLTPSPAQPSSVAESDSEGPPKIEFVDNRIKTLDEKLRNLLYQEYSGSGAGPVGGAAGASAAAATSVASTSAGGEESSEPHSLPPSTFPMSPSSSETSPHSSTSSTSSTTSRSSSTSPDPERGRGGAREAPDAPQDPAAPGPVERQPAPSLPFSSASLLASPRRDSAMSQCPPVPGEHATLAAPSHSDTSTPGDAPWPPTPQLIPLQPGPHQQQQHHNAGDGDSSLTVKEEKEDSSLNASQAHQGRFQVIPVSPAPEASPPKAAPSGQGSAHRKVGRFSVTQAEARREESNVSDSSPASPDRERERRKTRGKEGEKEEGKKTPALAHPARGHASRGHSPVGSSDDDECELEDETLRKELHKLREKHIKEVVSLQAEQNRELQELYRQLRSLKDHRHNLPLPLPRTPPLPSGAPALSPRRPRPAKVKLRPRPHSHMDNNGVVHPGMQQASSFSCGEQSRLPPYCNTESPHAQALKRDHSPAAQGLGARKSTFTDELHKLVDDWTKETVGPAPPKPSLNQIKQIQQVQELGGWSQPTEVTPPGWFPVELLSPQAPYVPRSTSPAPSQYPSAGGGALRSPGPPPQQQQQQHTQMPPVPQLQQSLHLQQSTLAQPHALQPMPFQQAPLLQQQMPPQPLTHPLSQSQPMPPQQIAPLPHTAPLQNPPLLPSQIPPAASQTPGLGPESLLPGTGAPLLSHGGVSAAGGTFCSCSSSCSSSSSCSTAALPSSAKLHPTPPNSTVPLGQQ; translated from the exons gaccgCAAGCTGACCAAGGCAGAGCAGCAGCGCTtcaaggaggaggcagagatgcTGAAAGGGCTGCAGCACCCCAACATCGTCCGCTTCTACGACTCGTGGGAATCTGTTCTCCGCGGCAAGAAGTGCATCGTTCTGGTCACTGAGCTCATGACCTCAGGGACTCTCAAAAC CTACCTGAAGCGCTTCAAGGTGATGAAGCCCAAGGTGCTGCGGAGCTGGTGCCGGCAGATCCTGAAGGGGCTGCAGTTCCTGCACACGCGCACCCCCCCCATAGTGCACCGCGACCTCAAGTGTGACAACATCTTCATCACCGGCCCCACGGGCTCCGTCAAGATCGGAGACCTGGGGCTGGCCACGCTCATGAGGACCTCCTTCGCCAAGAGTGTCATAG GCACTCCTGAGTTCATGGCTCCTGAGATGTATGAGGAGCACTACGATGAGTCGGTGGACGTGTACGCCTTTGGGATGTGCATGCTGGAGATGGCCACCTCAGAGTACCCCTACTCTGAGTGCCAGAACGCCGCCCAGATCTACCGTAAAGTCACCAGC GGCATCAAACCAGCCAGCTTTGATAAAGTCAACGACCCCGAGATCAAAGAGATCATCGAGGGCTGCATTCGCCAGAACAAAAGTCAGAG GCTGTCTGTCCGAGACCTCCTGACCCACGCCTTCTTCGGGGAAGACACGGGGGTGCGGGTGGAGCTGGCCGAGGAGGACACGGCCGGCCAGGACTGCCTGGCGCTGCGCATCTGGGTGGAGGATCCCAAGAAGCTGAAGGGCAAACACAAGGACAACGAGGCCATCGAGTTCAGCTACGACCTGGAGAACGACAGCGCGGAGGAGGTGGCGctggagatg GTGAAGTCCGGCTTCTTCCACGAGAGCGATGCCAAGGTGGTGAGCAAGTCCATCCGCGACCGGGTCACCCTCATCAAGAAGTCCCGCGAGCGgcgccagcagcagcagctcctccagcaCAACCAGGGCCCCCCGGACGAGCGGCCACACTCCTCCTACACCTGctcccacccctcctgcccctcctccctggggcccGCCGCTGGCGCCGTGACAGGaggcggaggcggaggaggggggccgGGCGAGGCGGAGGAGCAGCAGCCAGCGGTGGAGCAGCATgtcaggcagcagcagcagatccTCAGTGAGGCTGCAGCAGTAGCCACCCTGACAG AAGCTGAGAGCCTGGCCCCAGTCAGCTGTGAGTCCTACCCTAGCTGCCAGAGCCAGGCGTACCCTCAGCAAGGGGAGTCTTACGCCCAATCACAATCCAGCATGCCTTCTGCTGCCTCT GGTATACACAGCACAGGGGCCCTGGTTCACCCCCAGATGCTCCCCATTGGTCAGAGCGGGGGGGTTCCCAACGTGCCTATTGGTCAGAGCGGTGGGGTGGCTGTCATGTCTACTGGCCAAAGCAGCGGGGCACCTGGACAGGCATTCATTCAGCCTGTTCCCATGGCGACGCAGGTGTCGCCAGGTGTGCCGTCACAGTACTCTCAG CCATACATTTCAGATGGATCACAGATAGCCACCCTGCACACATCCATGGTCCCCTCCCAGTCCTACATCCCTCCGGCGTCCCCCCAAGCCCACACCAATGTCCTTGGGGCACCCATCTCCATAGGTGATCCTGGCTCACCGGCAGGGGGGGGCGTGGTCCCCCTCGCCCCGCCACAGACCCAGTCCACTGGGCCCCCTGTGCAGCAGCCTGTTGATGTTGCCCTCTCGCCGGGCCCCACCACACAGAGCCAGCCTTCTGGGATACCTCAGCAGACTGTCGTTCAGCAACAACTGctgcaacagcaacaacaacaacagttgcaacagcaacaacaacaacagttgcaacagcaacaacaacagcagcagcaacaacaacaacagctgcaacagcaacagcagcagcaacaacaacaacaccaacagcaacaacaacagataCTGATGGAACCCCAGGCTACAAACCTCCCACAGCAACAGACGGAGGCCCATGTCCCTGTGCTCCAGCATCAGCAAGCGATTGCGATCCAACAGGCGGTGTTGCCGCAGCCGCAGACTGACCAGTCCCACTCGTCTCAGGCCTCCCTCCAGCAGCAGAGCGAGCTGCAGCAGGTGTACGCACAGCAAGCGCTGGTCCAGCCACAGCAGGTTGGATCCGTGCAACAGCCGGTGGAGCAGCCACAAAGCTACGCGTCGCAACCTCCAATGGATCTTCACGACCAGAGCATGATACAGCAACAGCTcttgcagcagcagcaacatacGTTGTTACTACAACAgcagcatcaacaacaacagcagcagcagcagttggaacagcagcagcatcaacaacaacagcagcagcagcagcagccgcaattggaacagcagcagcatcaacaacagcagcagcagcagcagcagttggAACAGCAGCATCAGCATCAAGCCATACTACTGGAGCCACAGCAGCAAGTGTACATACAACAACAGCtggaacagcagcagcaacaagcgCTGttacagcagcaacaacaggcCCAGCTACAGCAACATCAACTGGAGCAACAGCAGGCCCTCTTACAACAGCAGATGCTGGAGCAGAAGCACCAACAAGCTATTCTGCTTCAACAACAACAGgagcaacagcaacaacaagcgctgttacaacagcaacaacaggcCCAACTGGCCCAGCAGCAAATGGAACAACAGCAGGCGCTCCTGCTTCAGCAACAGCTCGAAAAGCGACAACAGCAAGCGGTCTTGCAGCAGCAACAGCTTGAGCAACAGAGCCAACTGCAGCAACACATCGAGCAACGGCAGCAACAGCAAAGTGTCCTGCAACAGGCGCAACAACAGGCgcaacaacaacagcctctCTCACAACCACAGATTGAAGAACAGCAACAGTTGGAACACCAATCCCTGATACAGCAGCAGCTTCAGCAGCAAGCAATTCTACAAcatcaacagcagcagcaacaacagcagcagcaagtCCAAATCCAACAGCAAAttgaacaacagcaacaacaacaacagcctctCTCACAACTACAGATTGAAGAACAGCAACAGTTGGAACACCAAGCCCTGATACAGCAGCAGCTTCAGCAGCAAGCAATTCTACAAcatcaacagcagcagcaacaacagcagcagcagcaagtcCAAATCCAACAGCAATttgaacaacagcaacaacaggcGCTGTTGCAGCAACAGTTGGAACAACAGCTTCAGCAGCGAGCGCttttacaacaacaacatcaacaaatgATATTAAAGCAACAGCAGATTCCACAGAAAGACACAGGACAACAGCCACCCCAAACGGCCGCGATTCATTTTCAACAAACTGACAAACAAGATACTCTGTCTATTCAGCAACAGTGCGAACAGCAAGCTTTGATTCAGCAGCAACAGGCAGAGTTGCAGCAGTCAAGCGTTCCttcacaacaacaaccacagcagaaCGCTGCATTGTTTCAACCTCAAACTAGTCCTTTGCAGCAGAAGGTTATAGAACAACACCAGGCTGCACTGGTACAGCAACAGCAAGCCTACATTTCCCAGCAGCAACACCATAGTTCCGTGTCGGAGCCCCAGGTCCCTATTGTAGTCCCAGCCACCACTGAAGGGATTCAGGCTCTTGCTAAAATGACCTCCCAGCAGACTCAGGGCGCAGTCTCCATCCAGCCTCAGATCCCCACCCAGCCTCCAGCTCACATTCAAGCCCATGTCCTGGCCAATAGCCAGGGTGAAGCTCGCCCACAGAGCCAGGGCCACGTCCCAATACAGCCTCAGCCCCCGCCCCAGGCTGGGGTCGAAGCCCAGACGCCCTTACAAGTGGTGGCATCGATCCACAGCCAGCCTCAGCCTGTCCCGTCCCAGGCTCTCGTGCAGGCTAGTCATCCCACTCCAGCTCCCATGCAGGGCCAGACGCCCACAAAGACAATGATCCAGCCACCCCAGGGCCAGATCCAAGCCATGGAGGGGATCCCTCCGCAGGGCCAAGCCCACCCACATCCTCAGCCCCCAGTGTCAGCAGTTCCAGGATCCTGCCCAGTTCAATACGAGGCCCCGGTCCAACAGAGTGCCCCAATATCAGGAATGGTGCAGCCTCAAATACAAACCCTAGCTCAGGCTCAACTCCAGATCCAGGCCCAAATCCATGTCCAAGCTCAaatccaggcccaggcccaaatGCAAGCTCAGGCCCAGGTCCAAGCCCAAGCTCAAATGCAAGCCCAGGTCCAAGCCCAAGCTCAAATGCAAGCCCAGGTCCAAGCCCAAGCCCAGGTCCAAGCCCATGCTCAAATCCAAGCCCAGGCTCAGGCCCAAGCCCAAATCCAAGCCCAAATccaagcccaggcccaggctgcTGCCAGTCATTTACCTATTCAGTATgtcccagcccctcagcccacGCACCAAGCCATGCCGTCAGTCCAGCAACAACAGCAGGACATCCCGCAGGTTGAGCAACAGCAACACCAGCTTCAGTGTCAACAGATAATCCTGTCTCCTGGAACTGTCATGGCCGCCGCCCCTGCTCCAGCCGTTGACCCTAAAACGTTGACCTCTTCTGCTCAATCTATCCAACATACAAGCAGCCAGGCGTTTGTCCAGCCCCAGCTGCAGCCCGTGTTGCAGGCCCAGCAGCCGGCCGGAAGCCCAGCTGTCCAGGCGGTAATCCAGCCTATAACTCAACTGGGGCCATCGCCTTTACAACCAATTGAGCAATACCAGCAGCAGCTGCAACAGGTCTCCCCGGCACacaaacaacagcagcagcagattcctgctcagtccgggccctccccgccccccctgttGGCCCCCGTTCCCCTGGAtcagcctcagccccccccccacgcccccccgccACATGTGGGGGCACAGCAGCCGGGCCTCAGTAATGCAGCCCAGAGCCAGGTTCGAGTTCTGCCCCTGTACAGCCAGGTGGTTGCTGGGCCACCCCTTTCCCCCCAGCATCAGGCCCATGTCCAGGCCCAGATCCAGCACACTctccccgcacacacactcgcacagaccaccacacagcctcagatGCACACGCAGGCTCGCGCGcaaacacaatcacacgcacagacacacgctgaGACCCCAGGGGGTATCGAGCAGCCCGCGCACCCCCAGGCAGTCACGCTGGAGAGCCCCTCTCGTACCTCCCGTCACCCCGCCTCCCTGCCACACCTTCAGCCTGCCGCTCCTGCCCCagaacagcccccccctccagagggcCCTGTGCTTCTCCCCGGGCGGGCTGATGtggcccctgcctcctctcttcctgtcgcCTCTATCCAGTTGCTTGACTCTAATGCCCCCTTGCTGCCCCCAACCTCGCTGCAAGACTGTGACCCTACCCTGCTGGGCATTGCTCAG GAAAGTCCAAACCAGTCAAGCACAGAGAGACACTTGTCATCCGG TTCTGTCCCAGCCAATGGTGAAGAGGCCCTTCAGCTCTTGGCCAATGGGAAACTGGAGAGAGTCAAGTCTCAGCGGAGGTCCTCCTATCAGAGACCGGAAAAAGGCTCACACTTTCAACTGAGCATGCTTCAAGTTTGCCAG GTGTCCAGCACTGGAGACAACATGGTGGAATGCCAGCTGGAGACCCACAGCAACAAGATGGTGACCTTCAAATTCGACATAGAGGGCGATTCTCCAGCAGACATCGCAGATTACATG GTGGAAGAGGACTTTGTCCTCGAGTTGGAGAAGGAGACGTTCGTAGAGGAGCTGAGAGCCATTGTGAAGAAAGCTCAAGAGATCCTCCATACACACTCGCAG ACCGGCTCCATGGACCAGCTGCATGTGAGCACCCCGTCAGGCTCAGCGA CGGACGCGGCCCCTCAGTCGTCCCCAGTGGGACGCTGGCGGTTCTTCATCAACCAGACCATCCGACACCGAGACTCCCAATCCAACCAGGGGGCCTCCACACCGCCCCCCACTGGCGAGACCAGGGTACCACAGTCCTTCGACGCTGAGAGAG AAGGGGATGGAGCCCAGAGGCCGGAGTCTTTCACCGGAGCGTCCGCttcgcctccctctccctccctgtcctcctcctcccctcctgtctccaccgcctccgccccctcctccatgtccgCCCCTGCCACCGCTGCCCCTGCTCCTGACACGACTGCCTCTGTCAgcctctctgccccagcctctactCTCTCTAGCGCAGCCTCAGCTGTCCCCCCCGCCTCGGCCACCGCGGCCTCCCCGGCCTTGGAACCCCTCGACCGAACCTCCAGCGCTGCCACCTCCCTGCCCGCCCGCGTACCCACTACCTCTGCCAGGGTGGCTGTCCCCGCTAGCATTGCTCCCAAAGCCACCGCTTGTCTAACTGAAACTCTCACCTCCCCTGGAACTAGTGGTAGTTCCACCCAGGGCCAGAGTCACGGCCGgggtcagggccagggccagagtCAGGGGGGTGTAGGTGGAGCTGCCTTGGGGCAGTGTGCTTCTGGAACGCAGCAcgccttcacctccacctctgttcGCTCTCCCCCGCCTGTTGCTGCGGCAGTGACCTCACCTCCCGTCAGCCACTTTGGGCTGGAACAGCAGCCTCAGacacagcaacagcagcagagacagctCCCAGTAACGCAGCAGCTACAGGGAGTGCAGCAGTGCAGTCCTTCTCAACAACAGCAGCTTCTCGAACAACAGCAAACCCAACAAGTGTACCAAGAGCAGATGCAGCTACAGCAGCAAGCACTGCAGCAGTCTCTGCAGCACCTGCAGATGctgcaacagcaacaacaacaacaacatccagaGGTACACGTTCAGCTGGGTCAAACGGAGCAGCTGCAGAAGCTGCAGTCACTACAGCCACAGACTGAAGTCACACAAATGTCCATTGGGCAGACTCCACAACCATCTGTTCAACCACATGCACCCCAGTACAGCCCACAGGTACACCAGTTACCACCGCAACAACCTGTCATGCCACAACAACCAGTAATACCACAACAACATGTCATGCCACAGCAACCTGTCATGCCACAACAACCTGTCATTCCACAACAACCAGTCATTCCACAACAACCAGTAATACCACAACAACCTGTCATGCCACAGCAACCTGTAATACCACAACAACCTGTCATCCCACAGCAACCTGTCATGCCACAGCAACCTGTCATGCCACAGCAACCTGTcatgtcacaacaacctgtAATACCACAGCAACCTGTCATGTCACAACCACCAGTAATACCACAACAACCTGTCATGTCACAACAACCAGTAATTCCACAACAACCTGTCATgccaccaccacaacaacagcaacattcACAGATTGAactgcagcaccagcagcagttAGACCTACAACAGACACTCCACTTCCAGCAACAGCAAATGCTtttacagcagcaacagcaacaccaacagcagcagcaacaacaacagcagcagcaacaacaacagcagcagaagcagcaacaacaacaacagctgcaacaacagctgcaacaacaacagcaacaccaacaacaacagcagcagcaacaacaacaaccaccacatcaacaacaacaacaacaaccatttATGGCTACTGCAAACCTCCAGCTGGATCAGTCAGCGCAGCACCAGGCCCCGCCGCAGCCCCAGGCAGCCAGTCAGCTGTATGTCCAGCAGCAGTCAGCACAGCAGCTGAACATGGGCCTGATGCATCAGCTGCAGGCTCAACAGCAACTCTCTCAGCAGCTCCCCCTAGagccaacacaacaacaacaacaacaacaacaacaggagcTGGCTAAAGCTGTGGAGATGGCCTCCCAGCAGGTGCCTCAGGCCCAGCAGGTGCCTCAGGTGCCTCAGGCCCAGCAGGTGCCTCAGGCCCAGCAGGTGCCTCAGGTGCCTCAGGCCCAGCAGGTGCCTCAGGTGCCtcaggcccagcagcagcagaccgTTTTTCAGAAGCAGCCCTCTTTCCAACAGTCCGAGTCGGAGCTCTCCACTGGAGAAGCCAGTGTGACGGAGGAAACAGGCAGCCTATctgcccctccacacccctcctcggactcctccctgccctccctgccccctctgcctctgGGCGCCTCAGACTCCCCtttgccccccctctccctcacgctgaccccctccccagcccagccctcctccgTGGCCGAGTCGGACAGCGAGGGCCCGCCCAAAATCGAGTTTGTAGACAACCGCATTAAGACCCTGGACGAGAAGCTGAGGAACCTGTTGTATCAGGAGTACAGTGGTAGTGGGGCGGGGCCGGTGGGCGGAGCTGCCGGGGCATCTGCCGCCGCCGCCACCTCGGTGGCCTCCACCTCagcgggaggggaggagtcctccgagccccactccctcccaccctcgaccttccccatgtccccctcctcctccgaaaCGTCCCcgcactcctccacctccagcacctcctccaccacctcccggtcctcctccacctcccccgacccggagagggggagaggaggggcgagggaggCGCCTGACGCGCCCCAGGACCCTGCGGCGCCCGGCCCAGTGGAGAGGCAGCCTGCCccgtccctccccttctcctccgcctccctcctgGCCTCCCCCCGCCGAGACTCGGCCATGTCCCAGTGCCCGCCTGTGCCCGGAGAACACGCCACGCTT gCCGCCCCCTCACATTCTGACACCAGTACCCCAGGAGACGCCCCGTGGCCCCCCACTCCGCAACTCATCCCCCTCCAGCCTGGACCGcatcaacagcagcagcaccacaATGCAGGAG ATGGAGACTCCAGCCTGACGgtgaaagaggagaaggaagactcCTCCCTGAACGCATCCCAAGCCCACCAAGGCCGCTTTCAG GTCATTCCAGTCTCTCCGGCCCCCGAGGCCTCTCCCCCCAAGGCGGCCCCCTCCGGCCAGGGGAGCGCTCACAGGAAAGTGGGGCGCTTCTCCGTGACGCAGGCCGAGGCCCGGAGAGAGGAAAGCAACGTCTCCGACAGCTCCCCGGCGTCTCCtgaccgggagagagagaggaggaagacccgGGGAAAAGAGggcgagaaagaggaggggaagaagaccCCTGCCCTGGCCCACCCAGCTCGAGGCCACGCCTCCCGGGGGCACTCCCCTGTGGGCAGCAGCGACGATGATGAGTGCGAGCTGGAGGACGAGACCCTGAGGAAGGAGCTTCACAAGctgagagagaa aCACATCAAGGAGGTGGTCTCCCTGCAGGCCGAGCAGAACCGAGAGCTCCAGGAGCTCTACCGGCAGCTGCGTTCCCTCAAGGACCACCGGCAcaacctgcctctccccctgccccgcacccctcccctcccctccggaGCCCCGGCCCTCTCCCCCCGCCGGCCCAGACCGGCCAAAGTCAAGCTCCGGCCCCGGCCGCACTCCCACATGGATAACAATGGTGTGGTGCATCCCG GGATGCAGCAGGCGAGCAGCTTCTCGTGCGGGGAGCAGAGCAGACTCCCCCCGTACTGCAACACAGAGAGCCCCCACGCACAGGCTCTCAAAAGAG ACCACAGTCCTGCAGCCCAAGGCCTGGGCGCCAGGAAGAGCACGTTCACGGACGAGCTGCACAAACTGGTGGACGATTGGACGAAGGAGACGGTCGGCCCCGCCCCGCCTAAGCCCTCGCTCAATCAGATCAAGCAGATTCAGCAGGTGCAGGAGCTGGGAGGCTGGAGCCAGCCTACTGAG GTGACTCCTCCAGGCTGGTTTCCGGTGGAACTCCTGAGCCCCCAGGCGCCCTATGTGCCCAGGTCCAccagcccagccccctctcAGTATCcatctgctggggggggggccctgCGCTCTCCGGGACCACCAccgcaacaacagcaacaacaacacacgCAGATGCCCCCGGTGCCACAGCTGCAGCAAAGTTTACATCTCCAGCAGTCGACCCTGGCTCAGCCTCACGCGCTCCAGCCGATGCCCTTTCag